Proteins encoded in a region of the Micropterus dolomieu isolate WLL.071019.BEF.003 ecotype Adirondacks linkage group LG07, ASM2129224v1, whole genome shotgun sequence genome:
- the kansl1l gene encoding KAT8 regulatory NSL complex subunit 1-like protein isoform X4: protein MAPALTKILKDGHGIHLSSPPASVRMDSDGRAMRATELESQMRLTDDGDLQKMWLNLSLFPSLDSCLPGSPLDFPANPVLSSCQQASASQCETVFFPSPASLLSLLSFNKGLRDSHQVACVFPGVPDMFLVPVPEHNSQEACLLHMHRAAPECRPDGGDAHHSSLTVTSVPPSYSHGEIKYQGYTPFFALPPTLTQETMAGMGCPPPSSVQPCSGRVNSDQLAPTAVLEEAVKEQLSRQAGLQSRAQRLQRRLQALLGEHAVLHCSQQLEGLNRHCQLAKPDSTHPGILPPHVGCKAQLSWLESTTASSSFTELSEFSRSSQALLRGLQESLDSEATASSSSDEEQGEEKSLGKTKCSPGSSCERRWLEERAELGSRWSWLQLRLAELENRIQQLVELHKHIRSTKGGVVLAESQPLTDRRIQHTLLREVAGLSCTASDADTEPCSPTRLLHNIERQSAQLSQIVNSLMPPLGFSPQSKQTHTWKGTRAFTSGQIGDDVSAPGSSKRRRPGTKRLFKADVSCVCARARPLVTYHKPRLFTFSTYNCSRPQDLGKSTSALSFSLSSSSCSCCTSCDPVVLCSDPDCSSSRALSSRTPSATPHSVLSLSFDAPLSHHSKRALAREEWSQRPLVINVQPSSPAHYKRRSSTPLHSSHKYKQHARHHKSRVMGLSPVGMAGSAQSQHRRASRRKRKRRHIHRLIEDEEDVVYQLCDPEDSSDEVLEESCTQVSHKQASQGLVRKRQGESVYNINNIVIPMSLAKVEKLQYKDILTPSWRVIDASFLMNREVEKEEDNEEGQVEDLIDEVFAQRHLALEQREKLRWPSWGKRKCCRHPKRSGSRLSGSGGGMCTSGEESSVEWSCAQLDTDEQQSSEEWLPQAPWEPRVFPLDEDNEEALLSDNLEQVPSASECSSSTSKNSNPHASPAETSGATLPSGGRSKSRAPNGS from the exons ATGGCCCCGGCCCTGACCAAAATCCTGAAAGATGGCCATGGTATCCACCTGTCCTCTCCTCCTGCTTCTGTCAGAATGGACTCCGACGGGAGAGCCATGCGTGCTACTGAGCTGGAGTCTCAGATGAGATTGACAGATGATGGTGACCTCCAGAAGATGTGGCTGAACCTGTCTTTGTTTCCCTCTCTGGACTCATGTCTACCCGGGAGCCCCCTGGACTTCCCTGCCAACCCTGTGCTTTCCTCCTGTCAGCAGGCGTCTGCCAGTCAATGTGAGACGGTGTTCTTCCCCAGCCCAGCTTCCCTCCTCAGCCTCCTTTCCTTCAATAAAGGCCTGAGAGATTCTCATCAGGTGGCCTGTGTCTTCCCAGGTGTACCAGACATGTTTTTAGTCCCTGTCCCTGAGCACAATAGCCAAGAGGCTTGCCTGCTGCATATGCACAGGGCTGCTCCTGAATGTAGGCCAGATGGTGGTGATGCGCATCACTCCTCTCTTACCGTTACCAGTGTTCCTCCTTCATATTCCCATGGGGAGATAAAGTACCAAGGCTACACGCCCTTCTTTGCACTCCCACCTACATTGACACAAGAGACAATGGCTGGAATGGGCTGCCCTCCTCCATCTTCAGTACAGCCTTGTAGTGGCAGGGTGAACTCTGACCAGCTGGCACCCACAGCTGTGCTGGAGGAGGCCGTGAAGGAGCAGCTCTCCAGGCAGGCAGGGCTGCAAAGCCGAGCTCAGAGGCTGCAGAGGAGACTGCAAGCCCTGCTAGGGGAGCATGCCGTGCTTCactgcagccagcagctggAGGGCCTGAACAGGCACTGTCAACTTGCCAAACCGGACTCCACACATCCTGGTATACTGCCTCCCCATGTGGGCTGCAAAGCCCAGTTGTCTTGGCTTGAGTCGACCACAGCCTCGTCGTCCTTCACAGAGCTCAGCGAGTTCAGCCGCTCCAGCCAGGCATTGCTGAGAGGCCTGCAGGAGTCTTTGGACTCCGAGGCCACGGCCAGCAGCAGCTCAGACGAGGAGCAAGGGGAGGAGAAGAGTCTCGGCAAAACCAAGTGTTCTCCTGG TAGCAGCTGTGAGAGGCGTTGGCTGGAAGAGAGAGCAGAGCTGGGCAGCAGATGGAGCTGGTTGCAGCTGCGTCTGGCCGAGCTCGAGAACAGGATACAACAACTGGTGGAGCTCCACAAGCACATCCGCTCTACCAAA gGGGGTGTGGTGCTTGCAGAGTCCCAGCCACTGACAGACAGGCGGATTCAGCACACCCTGCTGAGAGAAGTGGCAGGGTTATCCTGCACAGCCTCGGATGCTGACACTGAACCCTGCAGCCCCACGCGCCTTCTGCACAACATAGAGAGACAG AGTGCTCAGCTCAGCCAGATTGTCAACAGTCTGATGCCTCCTCTCGGCTTTTCACCACAgtctaaacaaacacacacctggaaAGGCACGAGAGCCTTCACAAG TGGTCAGATAGGAGACGATGTTTCTGCCCCTGGTAGCTCCAAGAGAAGGAGGCCGGGGACCAAGAGGCTCTTCAAAGCTGatgtgtcgtgtgtgtgtgcccgGGCCCGACCCTTGGTCACCTACCATAAGCCCAGGCTGTTCACTTTCAGTACCTACAACTGCAGCAGGCCACAG GACTTGGGGAAGTCCACGTCTgccctctccttttctctctcatcaTCTTCCTGTTCATGTTGCACGTCTTGTGATCCTGTAGTCCTGTGCTCTGATCCTGACTGCAGCTCCAGTAGGGCCCTGTCCTCCAGGACCCCCAGCGCCACACCTCACTCTGTGCTGTCTCTTTCATTTG ACGCTCCTCTGTCCCACCACTCAAAGAGGGCCCTGGCCAGAGAAGAATGGTCCCAAAGGCCTTTGGTTATCAACGTCCAACCATCCAGTCCAGCACACTACAAGAGACGCAGCTCCACACCACTGCACAGCA GTCACAAATACAAGCAGCATGCAAGGCATCATAAAAGCAGAGTTATGGGTCTTTCGCCAGTCGGGATGGCAGGCTCTGCTCAGAGTCAACACAGGAGAGCTAGTCggaggaaaaggaagagaagACACATCCACAGGCTGATAgaag ATGAGGAAGATGTCGTGTACCAGCTCTGTGACCCAGAGGACAGTTCTGATGAAGTGCTGGAGGAGAGCTGCACACAGGTTTCACACAAGCAGGCctcacag ggCTTGGTTCGCAAACGGCAGGGAGAGAGCGTgtacaacatcaacaacattgTCATCCCCATGTCACTGGCTAAAGTGGAAAAGCTCCAGTACAAAGACATCCTGACACCCAG TTGGCGGGTGATTGACGCCTCATTTCTGATGAACAGAGAGgtagagaaggaggaggacaaTGAGGAGGGGCAG gtggaGGATCTCATTGACGAAGTCTTTGCCCAGAGACACCTGGCCttagagcagagagagaaattgCGCTGGCCATCCTGGGGAAAGAGAAAATGCTGCAGACACCCTAAAAG ATCTGGCAGCAGACTGTCAGGCAGTGGGGGCGGGATGTGCACATCAGGAGAGGAGAGCTCTGTGGAGTGGAGTTGTGCTCAGCTGGATACCGATGAGCAGCAAAGCTCAGAGGAGTGGTTG CCTCAGGCACCCTGGGAGCCACGAGTGTTTCCTTTGGATGAAGACAATGAAGAAGCCCTGCTCTCTGATAACCTGGAACAAGTTCCGTCAGCGTCAGAGTGTAGCTCCTCCACATCAAAGAACTCCAACCCCCATGCCTCCCCAGCTGAGACCTCTGGTGCCACACTGCCGTCTGGTGGACGAAGCAAGAGCAGAGCGCCCAATGGCAGCTGA